The window TTGCCGCCGATCAGTCGTCGTTGAGAAGCTGAAAACGCCTCTGCAAAAACTTTTCATTTCATGACGTGCTGGCTATAGTCGGCCACGCTCATTTCCATCGAGTCCCCACCAGGGAAGACTTCTGCATGACCAAGCTTGTTCGCGCCGCCGTCTTGACCAACTACCTGGAAGTGGCCCACTACCTGGCGCTCAATCCCCATGATTTGCTGGCGAACGTCGGACTGAGCAAGGCCCGCCTGCAAGCCCCCGAGCATCGTATTCCGATCGATTCGGCGGTGCGCCTGCTGGAGGATTCGGCGGCGGCCAGCGGTTGTCAGACCTTCGGCCTGAGCATGGCCGAATCGCGTCAGCTCTCGGATTTCGGCGTCGTCAGCCTGCTGCTGACTCATCAGCGAACGCTGCGCGATGCGTTGCACGTGTTGGTGAATTACCGCCATCTGATGAACGATTCCCTGGCGATCTTTGTTGAGGAAGCGGGCAGGATGGTGATCATTCGCGAGGAAGTGGTCACCGAGTCCCCCATGCCCTGTCGCCAAGCCAATGAACTGGCCATTGGTGTGATGTTCCGGCTCTGCGCCGCCCTGCTCGGTGCGCATTGGCACCCCTACAGCGTCAACTTCACTCACCAGGCTCCGGACAACCTGCAGCTACATCGGCGTCTGTTCGGTTGCAACCTGGAGTTCGGCAGCGAGTTCAATGGCATCGTCTGCCCCGATGCCAGTCTCGACATGACCAACCCTCAGGCCGACCCGGCCATGGCCCGTTACGCCCAACGCTACCTGGACTCGCTGCAGAGCCCCGAAGGACCGTCGACCCTGTTCGAAGTGCGCAAGGCCATCTACCTGCTGCTGCCCATGGGGCGCGCCACCATCGAGCAAATCGCCCAGACCTAGGGCATGAACGTGCGCACGCTGCAGCGTCGCCTTAAAGACGATGGCTGCGCGTTCAACGACCTGATCAACGAAGTGCGCCGCGACCTGGTGCTGCGTTATCTGGAGAACCCGAATTACTCGCTGGGCCGGATCGCCGACATGCTCGGCTATTCCATGGCGAGCTCTTTCACACGCTGGTTTATCACGCAATTCGGCATGCCGCCCGCCACCTGGCGCAGCACGCAAAAGCCCGGTCTTTCCAAGGCCTCGACGGACACCCCACCCTCCCTTGGCCCCACATAATCCTGAGCAAAAAAAACGGCGACTGCTGGTGCAGTCGCCGTAAAAAACCGGTGCTTGTGACGCCGGTCGAGTGCCGCACGACGCTGGAGTTAACGCAATGCGGCGGCTGTGGAACAGGGTGCGGCATGCCGTGGGACTTACATCCCCCAGCGCAGTAAAAGCAGCACAAGAATCACAAGGAACACGGTCTCCCCCACCATCAGCAGGATCGGCTTGAGGCCAACGGCGGCCAGTTCCTTGAGTTGGGTTTTCATGCCCAGGGCGCTGATCGAAACCACTAGGCACCAGCGCGACAATTCATTGATCGCCCCCTGCACCTGCGGCGCGACCCATCCGGTGCTGTTGATACAGGCCAGAATCAGAAAACCGACAGCGAACCACGGCAACAGCGGCGGCCGTTTGCCTGTGGGGTCGGCACCTTGCATTCGCGTAATCATGGCCGCGCAGACGATCACTGGCAGCAGCATCGCGACACGCATCAACTTGACGACCGTGGCCGTATCGCCGGTCTCGGTCGACAGGCTGTAACCGGCGCCGACCACCTGGGCGACATCGTGGATGGTCGCGCCCAAAAACACCCCGGCCACCTGCGGCGACAACGACAGCCAGTTGGCGATCATCGGATAGACGATCATTGCCAGGGTTGAAAGCGCCGACACCCCAATCACGGTAAATAACGTGGCACGCTCTTTCTGCGGATGGTTTGGCAGCGCCGCCGCCAGCGCCAAGGCTGCCGAGGCACCGCAGATGGCGGTCGCCCCGCCAGTGAGCATCCCGAACAAACGCTGAAAACCCAGAGCCTTGGCCGCGATCACCGAGACGCCGATGGTCACGACCACCAGAATCACCACCAGGGCCACCGGTTTCCAACCCAGCGCCGCCATCTGTTCAAGGGTGATGCGCATGCCCAGCAACGCCACGCCGATGCGCAATACAGTGCGCGCCGTGAACTCGATACCGGCCTTGCACACGCCGTCACTCGCCAGGAAGTTGAGCGCCATGCCCAGCAACAAGGCAAACAGCATCACCGGCGCACCGTAATGCTCGGACAGAAAGGAAGCGGCAGCCGCGACGATCAAGCTGACGATGAAGCCGGGCGCCAACTCGCGCGTTCGGCTATGGATTCGGGTGAGAGCAATGGCGCTCATGGCGCGGACTCCTGGGAAACGATGACAATAAAGGCCTGGTCGTCGACCACCTCGACCGGGTAGTTGGCGACTTTGAGTGCGTTGGAGTTGAGCAAATAGCCGCTGGCCAGATCGAAACGCAGCCCATGGGCGCAGCATTGAATCGTTCGCCCGTCGAGGCGCCCGCCACACAGCGAGGCGCCCTGGTGCGGGCAGCTATCGTCGATGGCGAACAAATGCCCGTCGACGTTGAACAGCGCCAGACTTTTGTCTTCAAACTCGAACAGCGCACGGCCACCGGCCTGCGGGTGTTTGCCGGCAGGTACGGGAATACGTTTGATCATGCCGGCTGCCGCTCGCGATCACTTTCCTTGAGTGCTTCATTCATGGCCCCGAGCAGCGCCTGGGCAGGTTGTGCTCCGATCACTGTCATACGGCCGTCGAACTGAAAGCCTGGCACGCCACTGGTCGCTCCGGGGAATCCGTCAAAAGGCGTGGCGTCGCCCTTCAGGCAATCGAGCACCGTGTTCGTATCGACGCCGCAGGAGCGGGCAATCGCGAGCAACGTCTCACGGCAACCGAGGTTTTCGCCTTTGCGGAAATAAGCGGCGAACAGTCGTTCGAGCAACATTTCACGCTGAGTAGCATTGCCCAGCGCGCTGACCCGCTCGAACAAACGATGGGCGTCAGCGGTGTTGGGCATCGTTTCGATGCGGCCGAGGTCGATGGCCAGTCCAACTGCCCTGGCAGCCTGCTGAACCTGGGCCTGACGCACGGTCATGGCGCCGGCATTACCCAGACGCTTGCGATAGAAATCGGCGAAGGGTTCACCTTCTACCGGCAACTGAGGCAGCAACTGCACCCCATGCCACGCCGTGGTGATCTGCACACCCGGATGGCGACTGCGAAACTGGACCTGCGCATGCTCCAATTGGCGCTTGCCGATCAAGCACCAGGGGCAGATGAAATCGAAAAACACGTCAATCCGTAAACGACCACTCACAACTTCACCTCGCACGCTGCTGTACCGGGCACGTCATCGACGCGCTCATCCCTCATCCGAGCGATGTCTTTGTGGTAATGACACAGGGCATAAAAGAACACCGCCGCCGCCAGGACACTGACGAGGGGCACCAGTTGGAAGGCGCCGTGCAGGCCGATCACATCGGACACTCGGCCGGTGATGAACGGCCCCGGCGCCAGGCCCAGCATGTTGTTGGCCAGGGTCAAGGTGGCGAACGCCGTGCCGTGGACCGAGTGATGGGTCAGATTGGCAACCATGGCCCCGGCCGGGCCGGTGGTGCCCGCGGCAATCAGCATGCCCAGGCAGATCATCCCCAGTTGCGCAGGCCCCGGCGGCAACGCGAAGGCCAGCGACAACAGCACGCAGCTGCCCAGGCAGTATGCGATGGCCAGGGACACCTTGCGCTCCGGTGAATGACGGCACAGACGGTCACTGAGCATGCCGCACAGGATCATCCCCACGCCGCTGCACAGCACGATGATCGCTGCCATGCCCCCGGCTTTGTCCGTGCCCATGTCGTAGTAGCGATTCAAATAACTGGGCATCCACACGATGACCGTGCCGCCGACGAACAGTTGTAAGCCACTGCCAACATAAGTGGCGATCACCGAGCGGCTGGAAAACAGCGTGCGCAACGGGTGCTTGATCGTCGCGGCGGCCTTGCTCACCAAGCGCTGCGGGGCGATGCGTGCTTCCTTGACGATGATCGGGTAAAGCATTGCCAGGACCAGGCCGAACAGCGCCATGCCGGCAAACGACCAGCGCCAGCCAAGCTTGGCCGCGATGGCGCCGCCCAGGGCCATGCCCAATACCGATCCAAACATGCCGCCCGCCATGAAGGCACTGGCCAGCGTGGCCCGCATATGTTTGGGGAAGACGGAAATCACCACCGCGATGCCGACGCTGCCGTACGCCGCTTCGCCGACGCCGACCATGAACCGTGCAATGAACATCTGCTGATAGTCCTGCGCCACTGCGCAGCCCAGTGTCGCCAGACTCCACAGCAAAGCCATCAGCGCCAGGCTCTTGACCCGGCCGAAGCGATCCGCCAGCAATGACAGGGGAAATGTCAGCAGCCCCACCATCAGCGCGACAATGCCACTGAGCAGGCCGAGCTGACCGTCGCTCAGGGCCCATTCGCCCTTGAGCATCGGAAACACCGCGTTCAGCACCTGGCGCGACATGTAATCGGAAATCAACAGCCCGAACGTCAGGGCGAAGACTATCCAGGCATATTTGCGCGCAACCACGACAGCACCGTCGTCATCGTCTGCGGCGATTGGGTGAAAGGCCATGCAGCCTCCTCAAAGCTTTGTTTTATTGTTGTTATCAAGCGCGTTGCAGTGCAGTGAGCGGGAGGCCACTGACCTCCCCCTTCGTCTGTCGATCAGCCGCGTTGCGGCACACCTTTCTGCCCGGCCTTGCGGTTGGGGGCCATGCCGTTGGCCAGCAGCGTTTCTTCAATGCTCTGGTACTGCACGCCGATGCGGTAGATCTCACGGGCTTCTTTGCCGGTGGCGATTTCGCGACCCAGTTCATGGGCGATGCGCACAGTCTGCTGGATCTGCGCCACTGAGCCGAAACGATCGCCCTTGTGATCAATGATAGTGTCTTCATTGCCCACACGCGGGTGCATCCCCATGGCCATCGACATGGTGTTGAACGGCATGACGTTCTTGAGCAGCGACTCGGAGGTCAGGGTGCAACCGTCTGGCGCGCGGTGGATGAAGTTGAAGAAGTTGAATGGATTGGGGCCATCGAAACCGCCGCCGATACCGATCCAGGTCAGGTTCAACGGGCCCTTGTAGACGCCCTTGCGCACCAGGCGCTCGAGGGTTTCCAGCGCGTGCATGCCGGTCAGCTGGAAGTGCGGCTGGATGCCGTTGTCCATCAGACGCTTGAGGTGCTCGGCGACCCACGCCGGGCCTGCCGGCACGGTCATCTCGCTGTACGCTGCCTGAAAAAGGGGGTTGGCCAGGGACGTGCCTTCCAGGTATTGCGGATAGAGCAGTTCCATGATGTTCATCTGGGTGGTGTTGATCGCCACGGTCACCTGATCCGGTTTTGGCGTCAGCTCGGCCAGCATGTGACGAGTATCGTCGGACAACCACTTGGCCGCTTCTCCATCGCTTTCCGGCGCGAAGGAAATCGAGCCCCCGACCTGAATGATCATGTCCGGCACGGCTTCACGCACACCGGCAATCAACTCGTTGAACTTGGACAGGCGCTTGGAGCCCTTGCCGTCCAGTTCTCGCACGTGCAAGTGCAAAACCGTTGCACCGGCCTCATAACAATCCACCGCCTTCTGCACCTGCTCGTCCATGGTCAGCGGGATGTCTTCGGGAAAGTCTTCCGGCATCCATTCCGGGCCGTACGGGGCCACGGTGATGACGACCTTTTCCATGTTTTCCGGGTGCAGGGAATCGTCGAAGAATTGCATGGGTTACTCCTGTTCTTATTGGTTATCCGCCCAGCCGGGATCGTGCCCGGTGGGCGCAGTGACGAGTGCGAATGCAGAGGGGTCGATCAGTAAGTCTTGTCGCCGATGATCCCGGCACGCTCCATCTTGCGGTGGCACGGCGGGTAATCCATGACCGCGTAGTGCTGGGTGCTGCGGTTGTCCCAGATGGCG is drawn from Pseudomonas sp. 31-12 and contains these coding sequences:
- a CDS encoding 3-keto-5-aminohexanoate cleavage protein codes for the protein MQFFDDSLHPENMEKVVITVAPYGPEWMPEDFPEDIPLTMDEQVQKAVDCYEAGATVLHLHVRELDGKGSKRLSKFNELIAGVREAVPDMIIQVGGSISFAPESDGEAAKWLSDDTRHMLAELTPKPDQVTVAINTTQMNIMELLYPQYLEGTSLANPLFQAAYSEMTVPAGPAWVAEHLKRLMDNGIQPHFQLTGMHALETLERLVRKGVYKGPLNLTWIGIGGGFDGPNPFNFFNFIHRAPDGCTLTSESLLKNVMPFNTMSMAMGMHPRVGNEDTIIDHKGDRFGSVAQIQQTVRIAHELGREIATGKEAREIYRIGVQYQSIEETLLANGMAPNRKAGQKGVPQRG
- a CDS encoding Rieske 2Fe-2S domain-containing protein, with translation MIKRIPVPAGKHPQAGGRALFEFEDKSLALFNVDGHLFAIDDSCPHQGASLCGGRLDGRTIQCCAHGLRFDLASGYLLNSNALKVANYPVEVVDDQAFIVIVSQESAP
- a CDS encoding MFS transporter, which codes for MAFHPIAADDDDGAVVVARKYAWIVFALTFGLLISDYMSRQVLNAVFPMLKGEWALSDGQLGLLSGIVALMVGLLTFPLSLLADRFGRVKSLALMALLWSLATLGCAVAQDYQQMFIARFMVGVGEAAYGSVGIAVVISVFPKHMRATLASAFMAGGMFGSVLGMALGGAIAAKLGWRWSFAGMALFGLVLAMLYPIIVKEARIAPQRLVSKAAATIKHPLRTLFSSRSVIATYVGSGLQLFVGGTVIVWMPSYLNRYYDMGTDKAGGMAAIIVLCSGVGMILCGMLSDRLCRHSPERKVSLAIAYCLGSCVLLSLAFALPPGPAQLGMICLGMLIAAGTTGPAGAMVANLTHHSVHGTAFATLTLANNMLGLAPGPFITGRVSDVIGLHGAFQLVPLVSVLAAAVFFYALCHYHKDIARMRDERVDDVPGTAACEVKL
- a CDS encoding DsbA family protein, which gives rise to MSGRLRIDVFFDFICPWCLIGKRQLEHAQVQFRSRHPGVQITTAWHGVQLLPQLPVEGEPFADFYRKRLGNAGAMTVRQAQVQQAARAVGLAIDLGRIETMPNTADAHRLFERVSALGNATQREMLLERLFAAYFRKGENLGCRETLLAIARSCGVDTNTVLDCLKGDATPFDGFPGATSGVPGFQFDGRMTVIGAQPAQALLGAMNEALKESDRERQPA
- a CDS encoding YeiH family protein; the encoded protein is MSAIALTRIHSRTRELAPGFIVSLIVAAAASFLSEHYGAPVMLFALLLGMALNFLASDGVCKAGIEFTARTVLRIGVALLGMRITLEQMAALGWKPVALVVILVVVTIGVSVIAAKALGFQRLFGMLTGGATAICGASAALALAAALPNHPQKERATLFTVIGVSALSTLAMIVYPMIANWLSLSPQVAGVFLGATIHDVAQVVGAGYSLSTETGDTATVVKLMRVAMLLPVIVCAAMITRMQGADPTGKRPPLLPWFAVGFLILACINSTGWVAPQVQGAINELSRWCLVVSISALGMKTQLKELAAVGLKPILLMVGETVFLVILVLLLLRWGM